GAAACAGGTGTGTCCGTCAACACTTTATTATCCAGAAAAAGATATGCAGTGCTGTACCTCAGGGAACGGCTGGCGGAACTGTATAAAGAACTTTTAAAAGATTAAAACATTGTATATGAGACGAGGTAACAAGGTCGCACATATATTCAAGTTTATATTCCTGGCTGGCCTGTTCTGTTTTGCGATCGGTTTTGCTGTGCAGTTCCTGTGGAACTGGCTTATCCCGGAACTTTTCCATGGTCCGGTGATAACGGTATGGCAGGCGCTGGGTCTCTGCCTGCTGGGTAAATTACTCTTCGGCTGGCATGGTGGCGGTGGTGCTCCCTGGAGTGCAAGAGCCAAGCAGAAATGGCGTTCAAAAATGATGGAGAAAATGGAGCATATGTCGGAAGAAGAGAAGCATAAGCTGCGTGAAAAGTTACGTAAATGTGGCATGGGCGCCCGCTGGGGACAAAACCCATTCAATGACGAACCTAAACAACCAACGTCCGAAACCAATCTGTAATGCATAGCATAGCCATTAACCACCTAATACCATTTGACATGATAGGTATATTCAAAACCAACATTGCCACCCGGGAAGACAGCCAGCATATACTGGAAGCGATCCGTGGACGATTTCAGGTAGGGCAGTGTCATGTAGATCTGGAAGATTGTGATAAAGTACTGCGCATCACTGAAATGAAAGTCCGGGAAGATGAGATGATCAGTTTTGTGAAGGGACAGGGGTTTGATTGTGATGTGCTTGAATAAACGCTTGTTTTTTTAGATAGATAGACTATAAAAAAACGCTGCTTCCTTTCCAGGAAGCAGCGTTTCCATTCTATCCACAAATACTATTGTTCAAACACGTTATTCCCCCGGTTCATATCGGCCATACGTTCACTCGGATCGATCTCAGCCGACCTGATCTCACTCAGCGGCATATTCACTTCCACTTCATACGTCCTGTTCGTCCATGGCCAGTAGTCATGCACCACACGCTGCATCTTTGTATCTTCATTCGGCTTGCTGCCAAACATGAGCGACATCGGCACATAATGCATCACCTGCTTGCCATCTTTACCTGTCACTACCAGATCGATCGGCATAGGCATGTTATCAACACGACGTAACCTGAAAATTGTTTTGCCATTGCTTTCATACACGCTATCAATACCGTAATCAATGTGCTTCAGACTATAAACGAAATACTGTTTATACCAGTCTAGCTGTAAGCCACTTTCCTTCTCCATCACACGAATGAAATCATTTACATTCGGATGTTTAAAACGCCATTCCCAATAGTATTTCAACAGCCCTTTATCACGCGCTTCCGCTCCAATGATATAACCCAGCTGCTCCAGGAATACAGCCCCTTTTGAATACGCTGTAATGGAGTAACCATAGTTGGTGTTAAAGTGATCGGAATGTGTACTCATGGGTTCTTCGTAACCGCTTTTTACCAGCGAGAAGTAGCTGCTGTATGCACTTGACTGCGCCGAAGGAGTCTTTGTAGAGTCAAGTGTATGATATACGACATTGTTCTCGCCGAAAGTAGTGAAACCTTCGTCCATCCAGGGATACAGGCTTTCATTTGTACCCAGCATGCCCTGATACCAGGTATGCATCCACTCATGACACGCCAGTCCGTACAGTCCTTCCAGTTTACCATTACCCATGATCAGCGTAGCCATTGGATATTCCATTCCGCCGTCGCCGCCCTGAATAAAGGAGTAGCTCTTATACGGATAAGGGCCATAATGTGCCTTGATATATTTGTACGCAGCAGGGATCATTTTCGCCAGCTCCGGCCATGTTTCCTTTGTCGTCTCATTTTCTATGTAGAAGAAATGCGCGGTGAATCCGTCTACCTGTTGTGTAATGTGCTTGTAATCCGGATCAGCAGCCCATACAAAATCGTGTACGTTCTGCGCAGAGAAGTGCCAGGTCAGTTTATTACCTGCAGGGCGTAACACTTTGCTACCCGCCATTTCATAGCCATAACCGATCTGGTTAGGGTTCTGGAGATAACCGGTGGCAGCTACCACAAATTTCTTATCGATAGAGATCTTCACATCATAATCACCCCATACACCGTAGAACTCACGTGCGATGTAAGGTGTAGGATGCCAGCCTTCATAATCGTATTCACACATTTTAGGATACCACTGTGCCATGGAATAATCCACCCCTTCCGCGTTATTGCGGCCGCTACGACGGATCTGCACAGGCACCTGTGCTTCAAACTCCATATCAAATGTAACAGTCGTATGTGGCAGTATCGGCCTGGCCAATGGCACTTCCAGGATAGTGCCTATGACATTATATGTCTGTGCTGCACCATCTCTTTTCAGGGAAAGTATCTTCTGATAACCGATCTGGTCAGGCTGCAGTTTAGAGATACGGTCGGTTACACGACCATCCCAGTCACGTCTTTCGTTACCGTTCTTATCTCTGTACAATACTGTCTTTCCCAGCTCGCGGCTACGCACGTCCATCATGCTGCCTGGCTGAAATGCATTCCAGTACAGATGATAAAACACCTTCGTCAGTGTATCAGGCGAGTTATTGGTATATTGTAATTTCTGCTTGCCGCTGAAGCGGTTAGCTGCAACATCCATGTTGATGTCCATATTGTACTTTACTCTCTGCTGCCAGCGGTCAGACTGGGCATTTGCACCTTGCCAGCCAGCAAAAAAAAGACAAGCCAGCAGACATTTCTTAACTGTCATTTGCATCATCCTGCGTTCGGTTTATATTTATGAGTTGATGAATGGTTTACGATTTGCCTTCGACGATCAGGACGATTTCCCCTTTTACGCCTTTCTCATTAAAGTAGTCATGTACTTCCTGTAACGTGCCCCTTTTATTCTCTTCAAACATTTTAGTCAGTTCTCTGCTTACGCAACACTGACGCTCTGGTCCGAAGTAGGTGATCAGGTCTCCCAGGGTTCTCACCAGCCGGTGTGGAGATTCGTAGAAAACCAGTGTACGCTCATCCGTGGACAGTTCAGTAAACAAAGTATGCCGTCCTTTCTTCAATGGCGGGAAGCCCTCGAAGGAGAAACGGGTCATAGGAAGCCCGCTGTTGACCAGTGCAGGCACAAATGCGGTAGCCCCCGGCAAACATTCCACAGGCACACCTGCACGCACACACTCACGTACCAGCAGGAAGCCCGGATCAGATACGCCAGGTGTGCCCGCGTCGGTGATCAGGGCCATGGTTTTCCCGGCCTGCATCTGTTGTACCAGGTGTTGCAGTACTTTATGTTCGTTATGCTGATGGTAAGGTGTAATGGGCTTATTGATATTGTAATGCTTCAATAGCACCCCGGATGTACGGGTATCTTCCGCGAGTATCAGTGCGGCTTCTTCCAGCACTTTCACAGCGCGGTAGGTAATGTCGGCCAGATTGCCTATAGGAGAAGGAACGAGATATAATTTCATACAACTACGAATTACAAATTACGAATTACGAATGAAATGTAGCGATGATCATAGATGCTATAAGCTCATTCGTAATTCGACATTCGTAATCCGTGATTGCTAATATGTTACTGGATAGTTACTTCAAAAGACTCCATTACCTGGTTCGCCAGCAGCTTCTGACAGGCGTTCTCCGCCATTTGCCTTGCTTCTTCCTGGTTGGCAGCCTCTATCTGTAAAGTGATGTGTTTGCCAATTCTTACGTCATGTACATTATTGATGCCCAGGTTCTTTAATCCAGTCATTACTGCTTTCCCCTGAGGATCCAGTAACTCCTTTAACGGCATCACATTAATATGTGCAGTAAACGTCATTTTCTGAAAATTTTGACGCAAACCTAAGATATAAATCCCAAAAAACCACTACTTAACGGCATTACCGGTAGGTGGTTTGGACACCAATGATAACAGCACGTAACAGATAAATACGAACGGTACCGTAGCAAACTGCAGGAACGGAATACCGATCAGTGACAATACTACCAGTAAAAAACGGGCCCAGTTCGGTTTTAGTTGTAAACTCTTGAATTTCAGACTGAGCATAGGAATTTCCGCAACCATCAGGTAACACAGCAGCGCAATAATGACATACAATACCCAGATGTTCTGCAGCCAGTGCGCCAGGTTAAAGGGATTGTACAGGATGATCAGCGGGAAAGACGCCACCAGTAGTCCTACAGCAGGTGTAGGTATACCAATGAAGTTCTCTGACTGACGGGTATCCAGGTTGAATTTGGCCAGTCTGTAAGCTGCAAAGCATGGGATCAGTAATGCAGGCGCCAGGTTTACATAAGATACGTCAAATACATCCGGCATGCCCATGTATGCGCTTTTCAGCAGGCGGAAGAGCATCATACCCGGTACCAGTCCAAAACTGATCACATCTGCCAGAGAATCCAGTTCACGGCCAAAAGGAGACTGCAGCTTTAGCCAGCGGGCTGCCAGTCCGTCGGTAAAGTCAAATAAGGCTGCCAGTACCACCATTGCGGATGCCCAGTAAATAGGGGCAGGATTGGTGATCATGTACTCCGCGCCATTAAATTCCGCTCTGTACTCCGGAGAATGCAGGATGTAAATAACGGCCAGTGCACCACAAAACAGGTTGCTGAGCGTAAGGATATTAGGAAGTTGCTTCATCTGTATTCAAGCCGATCGTCTATGGAGTCACCTCCATAGACGATCGCATGGTTTAGCATTAAATATTTAGTAAATATATATACTATTTCTTCATCAACGACTCTATCTCGTCAGCCGTAATAGGAATATTCTTCATCAGGTCAATATTCCCTCCCGCTGTCAGCCATACATTGTTCTCTATACGGATGCCCATTTTCTCTTCCTCAATATAGATACCCGGCTCAATGGTCATCACGGAATTTTCCGGTATCGGCTGGTGGAAGGACGGTCCCAGGTCATGTACACCTACGCCCAGGTGATGGGAAATACCATGATACAGGTATTTACGGTAAGCAGGTACTTCAGGGTCCTGGTTTTTGATATCTTCCTCTTTTAACAGTCCGATCCTGACGAACTGCTTACCGGCTTCCACGCCAACCATCTCATGGTATTGGGCAATCGTAATACCCGGACGCAGGATAGTTTTGCAGTAGTTATGCAGGTGCAGGCAGGCATCATATACCTCACGCTGACGGGCAGTGAACTTACCATTGACCGGCACAGTACGGGTAAGGTCCGCATTGTACCCACCGTAGGCAGCACCAAAGTCCATCAGTATCAGTTCGCCATCCTTACATTCCTGGTTATTGAAGATATAATGGAGAATACGTGCGCGGTCGCCACTGGCAATGATAGAACCATATGCCTCTCCATCCGCCCTGTTACGCAGGAATTCATGCAGGATCTCCGCGTGGATCTCATGCTCCCACACACCAGGACGAATGAACTGCAATAAACGACGGAAAGTCTTTTCAGTAATATCTATCGCATGCTGGAGTACCTGTACTTCTTCCGGTGTCTTCACCGCACGCAGTTTCTTCAGGATCACAGCTGCACGCAGGTAGTTGTGCAACGGATAACGGCGCCGCATCTCTTCCGCGTAACGGTAATCTCTTACCGGTACCAGACTTGATTTACGGTTATTCTCGTTGGTATTCAGGTAAATATTGGTCACATCGTGGATCCATGGCTGCAACAGCCCATCCAGGGTATCCAGCCAAACGACCGTCGTAATACCGGAAATGGCAAAAGCCTCCTCCTTACGCAATCTGTGACCATCCCACTTTTCTTTCAGCTCGTTAGGACGTACCAGTACCAGTACTTCCCTGTATTTCGGGTCCGGATTATCAGGATATAAAATAACCATCGTATCCTCCTGCTCAATACCGGTCAGCCAATACAGATCTGCATTCTGCTGGAATTTGTGCAGTGCATCCCCATTGGTAGGCAACTCATCATTGGAATTAATGATCGCAATGGAATCCGGTTGCATTGCCGCAATAAAACGCTGGCGATTCTTAATGAAGATCTGTGAGTCTAATGGTAAATTTTTCATATTCTTATTTTACGGTGGCAATGAAAAATGCGGGTCAAACCTACTTAATTTTCACAATACCACCCCTTGTCTCTTTTGCAGCCAAACTGTTAATGTTTGTATAGCGCTTGTTCGTCGCTTGTTCGTCGCTTGTTCTACCCTTCCGGCCCCGGACACTTTTTGCCAGTATATTGTTCTATATAAACAGCTGCAGTGTCAGCATATTTTACGGAAACAGCGCAACTAATAATAGAAAATATAGCTTAACATCTACCGGGCTGTAATATAATGAAATATACAGGGGCTTCGGCAGGATTAAGCGTACAGAACGCACCTCATTCTTTACTGATTCCTGCAAAACAAACAGATCAGCTTTAGATAATTATCAAACAAACACCGATTCCACTACCTCATTTTCTAAATTTACCCGAAATCACCGGCTTTAATTTGATAATATCAAAAATGCACTAGATTTGCTTACTACACCAAAACAATCTTACTATGCAAGTCAGCAGTGTAAGGAATCCTGTCGCCGACCTATTAGAGCTGGGTATTCGGCAAGCGAACCGCATTTTCTATCAACTCGATCCGGCTGATCTGATAGCACAGACGGTCGCATCAGCACAAGGCGCCCTCCTTAGTAATGGCGCCCTCGCAGTGAACACGGGTCAATTTACCGGCCGGTCTCCAAAAGACAAATTTATTGTAAAAGATGAGCTGACAGCTTCCTCCATTAACTGGAATGATTTTAACATTCCCATCTCTCCTGAAAGCTTTGATAAGCTGTACAACAAGATCACCCGCTATTTCACCGGTAAAGATGTATGGGTACGCGATGGCTTTGCCTGTGCCGACCAGTCCTATCGTGTGAACCTCAGGGTCATTACAGAAACGCCATGGGCCAACCTGTTTGCCTACAACATGTTCTTACGCCCGGCTGAAGAAGAACTGGATGATATTCATCCGGAATGGACCATCATCCAGGCGCCCGGCTGCCTGGCCGATCCGGCTACTGATGGCACCAGACAGCCAAACTTTGCCGCTGTCAGTTTCAGCCGTAAAACTATTATCATCGGTGGTACGGCCTACACCGGCGAGATCAAAAAAGGCGTTTTCACCATCCTCAATTATCTGCTCCCACACGAGCACGACGTATTGAGCATGCACTGTTCCGCCAACGTCGGCGCCCAGGGCGATACCGCTATTTTCTTCGGATTGAGTGGTACAGGTAAAACCACCCTCAGCGCTGATCCTGCAAGGAAACTGATCGGGGATGATGAACATGGCTGGACAGACCACAACATCTTCAATTTTGAAGGTGGTTGTTATGCTAAATGTATAGACCTCAGCGAAGAGAAAGAACCACAGATCTTCCATGCCATCCGTGAGGGTGCTCTCCTGGAAAATATCATGTGCCATCCGGGCACCGCTGATGTGAACTACGCTGATAAATGCATCACGGAAAACACCCGTGTGTCCTACCCGCTTCATTATATCGATAATGCACAGATCCCTTCTGTTGGCAATATTCCTGATAATATCTTCTTCCTGACCTGCGATGCCTACGGTGTACTGCCGCCTGTATCGCGGCTTACGCCGGAACAGGCCATGTACCAGTTCATCTCAGGTTATACAGCCAGGGTAGCCGGTACGGAAGCCGGTGTGACAGAACCTACCGCTACTTTCAGCACCTGCTTCGGTGCGCCTTTCCTGCCATTACATCCGGTGAAGTATGCCGCACTGCTGGGCGAGAAGCTTCGCCAGCATAAGGCTACTGTATGGCTGATCAATACCGGCTGGACCGGCGGCGCCTATGGCATGGGACAACGTATCAAGCTGTCTTACACAAGGGCAATGGTAACGGCTGCATTGAACGGGCAACTGGACAAGCTGGCGTACAAAGATCATCCGGTATTCGGATGCTCCATTCCTGAATCCTGTCCGGGCGTGCCTTCCGACATACTCGACCCCCGGAACACCTGGGAGGATAAAGAGTTGTATGATCAACGGGCGAATGAGCTGGGTGTTAAGTTTGTACGCAATTTCGAAAAATATGCGGCACAGGCAACCCCGGAAATATTGTCCGCTTCTCCAAGAATTTAACTATATTGGGGATTCTTACCCTGCCTTTAAAATTTCCACTACTATTACAAGTTCTGATTATGTACAGGTGCCCCTGTAGCAAAACAAGTGACCTATTCATTGTTGACGGGGAACTTGTTTTGCAGAACTTGAAAGGAAATACCTACCTTTGCGCATGCAAATTTTAGACGGTAAACTTGTTTCAGCGGCTGTTAAAGCCCAATTGGCAGAAAAGGTAACTGAATTGAAAGCGTTGGACAAAAAAGTCCCTCACCTCGCAGCTATCCTGGTAGGTAACAATCCGGCCAGCGAAACTTATGTGGCTTCCAAGGTGAAATCATGCGCCGAAATTGGTTTCCATTCCACCCTCTTACGCTTCGATGAGAAGATCTCTGAAAAGCATCTACTGGACAATATCACACTACTGAACGAAAATGCTGATATTGACGGTATCCTTGTACAACTTCCTCTTCCTAAACATATCAACGAAGAACTGGTGATCAACGCGATTGATCCCAGCAAAGACGTAGATGGTTTTCATCCCACGAACGTAGGTAAAATGGTGATCGGATTACCTACCTACATTCCTGCTACTCCCTATGGCATTATGCTGATGCTCGAACACTATAACATTCCTACCAAAGGAAAACACGCTGTAGTGATCGGACGCAGTAATATCGTAGGTACGCCTATGAGTGTCCTGCTGAGCCGTAACGCAAATCCAGGCAACTGTACCGTAACGCTTACGCACTCACAGACCACCAACCTGAAAGAACTCTGTCTCCAGGCAGACATTATCGTAGCAGCGATCGGCCGTCCTAACTTTGTCACTGCTGATATGGTGAAAGAAGGCGCCGTTGTAATCGACGTGGGTATCAACCGCATCGAAGACGCCAGCAAAAAATCTGGTTTCAGACTGGTAGGTGACGTTGACTTCAACGCTGTTGCTCCTAAATCCAGCTTCATCACACCGGTTCCGGGTGGTGTTGGTCTGATGACGATCGCAGCCCTGCTGAAAAATACCTACAACGCTGCCAGCCAGAAAGTAAATATGAACTAATTCAATATCCTGTAAAACGCTTAACGCTTTTTGCACCGTTTACCTGAGCCCCACCCCTGTCTGTAAACAGGAAGAAGGCTCAGCAGCCGGCACAATGCGTTAAGCGTTTGCATTTTCGTAACTTTGTATCATGTCAACTATTACAGCCGATATCGCAACAGCTCTCCAGCTTCCTGTCATGGAACGTTTCTACACGCTTCAGGGTGAAGGTAATTACTGGGGACAAGCTGCTTATTTCATTCGTCTTGGCGGATGTGATGTTGGCTGTCACTGGTGTGACGTGAAAGATAGCTGGGATATGGCCCGTCATCCGCTCGTTGATATAGACGAACTGGTACGTGACGCTGCTGTACACCCTGGTCGTATTGCCGTTATTACCGGTGGTGAACCCTTACTGCATAACCTGGATGCCCTGACCACTGCCCTGCAGGCAGCCGGCTTCCGTACACATATGGAAACATCCGGCTCCTCCCCGCTCAGCGGTAACTGGGACTGGATCACCCTCTCTCCTAAAAAGTTCAAGGCACCGTTACCGGACATCTGTAAGGTGGCCCATGAACTGAAAGTCGTTATTTTTAACAAAAGCGATTTTGCCTGGGCAGAACAACATGCTGCACTGGCCGGTCCGGATTGCAAACTCTACCTGCAGCCAGAATGGGATAAAGCCGCTCAAATGACGCCACTGATCGTTGACTACATCAAGGAAAATCCGAAGTGGCAGCTTTCCCTGCAAACCCATAAATACATCAACGTCCCTTAAGAGCCTGCACCATACATCATTTTAGCACATTACATTTGTGCTTTTTTTCATATATTGGGCCCCAAGCCCAATGAATGTTATGATGAGAGTCCTCCTATTGATGAGTAGTTGCCTGCTGTTGAGCCTTGACATGAGCGCTCAGGTAGTGACATATGACAAAGCGAAGAAAAAAGCACAGAAAAGTTTTGATGATGCGCAGATGGCCATCAGGGAATATCGCATGACGGATGCGGTGGACCTGCTGAAAGATGCTGTCAGACAGGAACCTGGCTTCACAGACGCCTACGGACAGATGACCATCACTTATGTAGAACTGAAGAAGTATAAGGAAGCCATCACCAACTACGAAACGCTGAAAAGACTGGACAGTCCCTCTGTGCGTCCTGCCATGCTGGCCTATTCAAAAGCACTCGCAGGTGAAGGCCGTTTCGCAGAAGCCCTGGCTACTGTGACACTTTACAATCAGACGTCCAAATACAAAAGCCCAAAAGCGGAAGCACTGATCACTGCCTATACTTTCGCTACGGAAGCGGCCAAGAAGCCCGTGCCATTCAAGCCGCACAACCTGGGAGACAGTATCAACACCAAAGACCCTGAATACTTCCCTTCCCTGACCATCGATGGTCGTACGCTGGTATTTACCCGTCGTGTGAACAGCAAGAACGAAGACTTTTACGTGTCGGAAAAAGATGACAGCCTCGGATGGATGCCTGCATACAGTTTTGGCTCTCCCGTGAACACGGCTAACAATGAAGGTGCACAAAGCCTGTCACAGGATGGTAACATGCTGGTATTTACAGGATGTAACTTCCCCGGTGGCAGAGGTAGCTGCGACATCTACTATACCATCCGTACAGAAGAAGGTCTGTGGGTGGAACCGATGAACATGGGTTCTCCTATCAATACCCGCGACTGGGATTCTCAGCCGAGCCTCTCGGCGGATAAATCAACGCTTTACTTTGCGCGCGAAACACAGGACGCTGGTTCGGAGATATTCATGAGTAAGTTGCAGCCAAATGGTAAATGGGGATACCCGGAAAGACTGGGCCCCAACATCAATACACCCGGCCGCGAAACCACTCCTTTCATACACCCGGATAACCAGACACTCTATTTCTCGTCTAACGGTCACCCGGGATTTGGTGATATGGATATCTTCTATTCCCGCCGTCAGCCCGATGGTACCTGGGGACCTGCTATTAACTTAGGTTATCCTATTAACACCGTTGATGAAGATGCAAGTCTCATCGTTGCTGCAGATGGTAAAACGGCATATTTCGCTTCTGACAGATCTGACAGCCGCGGACAACTCGATATCTACAGCTTCGAACTGTATCCGGAAGCAAGACCACAGAAAACACTCTTCGTACGTGGATATGTATACGATGCGAAAACCAAGAAACGTTTGATGGCGAATATCGAAACCTACGATATCTCTACCGGGCAGGTAGCTGCAACCATCCGTACAGACAGGGTAGGCGACTTCATGGCGCCGTTACCAGTTGGTAAAGACTATGCATTCAGCGTAAACCGCAAAGGCTATCTGTTCTATTCAGATAATTTCTCGCTGAAGAATGCTACTGCCGACTCTTCCTTCTACAGAGAGATCGCATTACAGCCACTCGATACAAGTGCTGTACTGATCTTACATAACATCTTCTTCGACACCAGACAGTTCTCCCTGAAAGCAGGCTCCGAACTGGAACTGAATCGCCTCGTGGCATTGCTGAGAGAGAATCCTTCTATCATCACGGAGATCAGTGGTCATACTGACAATGTTGGTAATGATAAAGATAACCTGCTGCTCTCTGAACGTCGTGCACAGGCAGTAGTGAAATACCTGGTGGATAAAGGCATTGCGCCGGAAAGATTACAGGCAAAAGGCTATGGTAAGACAATGCCGGTGGAAGATAATAGTACCGCAGCAGGAAGAGCGGCGAACAGGCGCACGGAGTTTAAGATCCTGGCGTTGTAGGCATCAGGTA
The DNA window shown above is from Chitinophaga agri and carries:
- the pckA gene encoding phosphoenolpyruvate carboxykinase (ATP), producing the protein MQVSSVRNPVADLLELGIRQANRIFYQLDPADLIAQTVASAQGALLSNGALAVNTGQFTGRSPKDKFIVKDELTASSINWNDFNIPISPESFDKLYNKITRYFTGKDVWVRDGFACADQSYRVNLRVITETPWANLFAYNMFLRPAEEELDDIHPEWTIIQAPGCLADPATDGTRQPNFAAVSFSRKTIIIGGTAYTGEIKKGVFTILNYLLPHEHDVLSMHCSANVGAQGDTAIFFGLSGTGKTTLSADPARKLIGDDEHGWTDHNIFNFEGGCYAKCIDLSEEKEPQIFHAIREGALLENIMCHPGTADVNYADKCITENTRVSYPLHYIDNAQIPSVGNIPDNIFFLTCDAYGVLPPVSRLTPEQAMYQFISGYTARVAGTEAGVTEPTATFSTCFGAPFLPLHPVKYAALLGEKLRQHKATVWLINTGWTGGAYGMGQRIKLSYTRAMVTAALNGQLDKLAYKDHPVFGCSIPESCPGVPSDILDPRNTWEDKELYDQRANELGVKFVRNFEKYAAQATPEILSASPRI
- a CDS encoding 7-carboxy-7-deazaguanine synthase QueE; this translates as MSTITADIATALQLPVMERFYTLQGEGNYWGQAAYFIRLGGCDVGCHWCDVKDSWDMARHPLVDIDELVRDAAVHPGRIAVITGGEPLLHNLDALTTALQAAGFRTHMETSGSSPLSGNWDWITLSPKKFKAPLPDICKVAHELKVVIFNKSDFAWAEQHAALAGPDCKLYLQPEWDKAAQMTPLIVDYIKENPKWQLSLQTHKYINVP
- a CDS encoding M1 family metallopeptidase, whose protein sequence is MMQMTVKKCLLACLFFAGWQGANAQSDRWQQRVKYNMDINMDVAANRFSGKQKLQYTNNSPDTLTKVFYHLYWNAFQPGSMMDVRSRELGKTVLYRDKNGNERRDWDGRVTDRISKLQPDQIGYQKILSLKRDGAAQTYNVIGTILEVPLARPILPHTTVTFDMEFEAQVPVQIRRSGRNNAEGVDYSMAQWYPKMCEYDYEGWHPTPYIAREFYGVWGDYDVKISIDKKFVVAATGYLQNPNQIGYGYEMAGSKVLRPAGNKLTWHFSAQNVHDFVWAADPDYKHITQQVDGFTAHFFYIENETTKETWPELAKMIPAAYKYIKAHYGPYPYKSYSFIQGGDGGMEYPMATLIMGNGKLEGLYGLACHEWMHTWYQGMLGTNESLYPWMDEGFTTFGENNVVYHTLDSTKTPSAQSSAYSSYFSLVKSGYEEPMSTHSDHFNTNYGYSITAYSKGAVFLEQLGYIIGAEARDKGLLKYYWEWRFKHPNVNDFIRVMEKESGLQLDWYKQYFVYSLKHIDYGIDSVYESNGKTIFRLRRVDNMPMPIDLVVTGKDGKQVMHYVPMSLMFGSKPNEDTKMQRVVHDYWPWTNRTYEVEVNMPLSEIRSAEIDPSERMADMNRGNNVFEQ
- a CDS encoding OmpA family protein translates to MMRVLLLMSSCLLLSLDMSAQVVTYDKAKKKAQKSFDDAQMAIREYRMTDAVDLLKDAVRQEPGFTDAYGQMTITYVELKKYKEAITNYETLKRLDSPSVRPAMLAYSKALAGEGRFAEALATVTLYNQTSKYKSPKAEALITAYTFATEAAKKPVPFKPHNLGDSINTKDPEYFPSLTIDGRTLVFTRRVNSKNEDFYVSEKDDSLGWMPAYSFGSPVNTANNEGAQSLSQDGNMLVFTGCNFPGGRGSCDIYYTIRTEEGLWVEPMNMGSPINTRDWDSQPSLSADKSTLYFARETQDAGSEIFMSKLQPNGKWGYPERLGPNINTPGRETTPFIHPDNQTLYFSSNGHPGFGDMDIFYSRRQPDGTWGPAINLGYPINTVDEDASLIVAADGKTAYFASDRSDSRGQLDIYSFELYPEARPQKTLFVRGYVYDAKTKKRLMANIETYDISTGQVAATIRTDRVGDFMAPLPVGKDYAFSVNRKGYLFYSDNFSLKNATADSSFYREIALQPLDTSAVLILHNIFFDTRQFSLKAGSELELNRLVALLRENPSIITEISGHTDNVGNDKDNLLLSERRAQAVVKYLVDKGIAPERLQAKGYGKTMPVEDNSTAAGRAANRRTEFKILAL
- a CDS encoding CDP-alcohol phosphatidyltransferase family protein, whose amino-acid sequence is MKQLPNILTLSNLFCGALAVIYILHSPEYRAEFNGAEYMITNPAPIYWASAMVVLAALFDFTDGLAARWLKLQSPFGRELDSLADVISFGLVPGMMLFRLLKSAYMGMPDVFDVSYVNLAPALLIPCFAAYRLAKFNLDTRQSENFIGIPTPAVGLLVASFPLIILYNPFNLAHWLQNIWVLYVIIALLCYLMVAEIPMLSLKFKSLQLKPNWARFLLVVLSLIGIPFLQFATVPFVFICYVLLSLVSKPPTGNAVK
- the rsmI gene encoding 16S rRNA (cytidine(1402)-2'-O)-methyltransferase is translated as MKLYLVPSPIGNLADITYRAVKVLEEAALILAEDTRTSGVLLKHYNINKPITPYHQHNEHKVLQHLVQQMQAGKTMALITDAGTPGVSDPGFLLVRECVRAGVPVECLPGATAFVPALVNSGLPMTRFSFEGFPPLKKGRHTLFTELSTDERTLVFYESPHRLVRTLGDLITYFGPERQCCVSRELTKMFEENKRGTLQEVHDYFNEKGVKGEIVLIVEGKS
- the folD gene encoding bifunctional methylenetetrahydrofolate dehydrogenase/methenyltetrahydrofolate cyclohydrolase FolD, with translation MQILDGKLVSAAVKAQLAEKVTELKALDKKVPHLAAILVGNNPASETYVASKVKSCAEIGFHSTLLRFDEKISEKHLLDNITLLNENADIDGILVQLPLPKHINEELVINAIDPSKDVDGFHPTNVGKMVIGLPTYIPATPYGIMLMLEHYNIPTKGKHAVVIGRSNIVGTPMSVLLSRNANPGNCTVTLTHSQTTNLKELCLQADIIVAAIGRPNFVTADMVKEGAVVIDVGINRIEDASKKSGFRLVGDVDFNAVAPKSSFITPVPGGVGLMTIAALLKNTYNAASQKVNMN
- a CDS encoding aminopeptidase P family protein is translated as MKNLPLDSQIFIKNRQRFIAAMQPDSIAIINSNDELPTNGDALHKFQQNADLYWLTGIEQEDTMVILYPDNPDPKYREVLVLVRPNELKEKWDGHRLRKEEAFAISGITTVVWLDTLDGLLQPWIHDVTNIYLNTNENNRKSSLVPVRDYRYAEEMRRRYPLHNYLRAAVILKKLRAVKTPEEVQVLQHAIDITEKTFRRLLQFIRPGVWEHEIHAEILHEFLRNRADGEAYGSIIASGDRARILHYIFNNQECKDGELILMDFGAAYGGYNADLTRTVPVNGKFTARQREVYDACLHLHNYCKTILRPGITIAQYHEMVGVEAGKQFVRIGLLKEEDIKNQDPEVPAYRKYLYHGISHHLGVGVHDLGPSFHQPIPENSVMTIEPGIYIEEEKMGIRIENNVWLTAGGNIDLMKNIPITADEIESLMKK
- the purS gene encoding phosphoribosylformylglycinamidine synthase subunit PurS, which codes for MTFTAHINVMPLKELLDPQGKAVMTGLKNLGINNVHDVRIGKHITLQIEAANQEEARQMAENACQKLLANQVMESFEVTIQ